One Streptomyces sp. RPA4-2 genomic window carries:
- a CDS encoding universal stress protein yields the protein MTEPIVVGVDASAPSRAAAEWAAGDARLRGLPLRVVRIEGVEQAVGVAAALLAPNSRASCAVLGLRGEGGVPVPAVDSVAQEVAARSDLPVVLVPDGRQGRTGREWRTGEVVLGVDARDPVSAVVDFAFDAARRRGVRLHAVHAWRLPSCAERWMPYALPEEDRGAWEDQEVQLLSDALRPWREKYPHVDIYEDVRLQSLAAALARASASAALLVVGRAGRTLGPTERDVLEHTACPVAVIPC from the coding sequence ATGACCGAGCCGATCGTTGTCGGGGTCGACGCATCCGCGCCCAGCAGGGCGGCGGCCGAGTGGGCGGCGGGAGACGCGCGGCTGCGCGGGCTGCCGTTGCGGGTCGTGCGTATCGAGGGGGTCGAGCAGGCCGTAGGGGTCGCCGCGGCGCTGCTCGCGCCGAACTCGCGGGCCTCGTGCGCCGTTCTCGGGCTGCGTGGCGAGGGCGGCGTCCCGGTGCCGGCCGTGGATTCCGTGGCTCAGGAGGTGGCGGCCCGCTCGGACCTGCCGGTGGTACTGGTGCCGGACGGCCGCCAGGGTCGTACGGGCCGCGAGTGGCGGACGGGCGAGGTGGTTCTGGGCGTGGACGCCCGCGACCCGGTCAGCGCCGTCGTGGACTTCGCCTTCGACGCCGCCCGACGCCGCGGTGTCCGGCTGCACGCCGTGCACGCCTGGCGGCTTCCCTCCTGCGCGGAGCGGTGGATGCCGTACGCGCTTCCGGAGGAGGACCGGGGCGCGTGGGAAGACCAGGAGGTGCAGCTGCTGTCGGACGCGCTGCGGCCGTGGCGGGAGAAGTACCCGCACGTCGACATCTACGAGGATGTCCGCCTCCAGAGTCTCGCGGCGGCCCTCGCCCGGGCGTCGGCGTCGGCGGCGCTCCTGGTGGTCGGCCGCGCGGGCCGGACACTCGGTCCC
- a CDS encoding bifunctional GNAT family N-acetyltransferase/acetate--CoA ligase family protein, whose amino-acid sequence MTDDERDRPTVHALLADGTTVCIRSPRPGDHQQLRGLYEEMSPENLRLRFFAASRRSADLAADRAAAPARPGYRALLAETHGRVIGLAEYETVDDPETAEMSIAVADGLHHRGVGTLLVEHLVSAARADGVTTFTADALSENHEVLRLFTDLGLRAGRRFEGPEVRCTIALDEDDTYLAAVEARGRAADVVSLEPLLRPEAVAVVGAGRRPGSVGRALLHHLHAGGFTRRLFAVNPHVSSILGVPSYSSVSALPKVPDLAVLATPADALPAMAEECGKAGVRALLVVTDGLSPDQAEALMTVCRTYGMRLVGPNCLGISNTDPKIHLDATFAAEHPRPGTAGIAVQSGGVGIALLDGLSRLGIGVSSFVSLGDKYDVSGNDMLQWWESDGCTDLALLHLESFGNPRAFSRTARRVTRRMPVLTVDAGRTEAGRRAAASHTAAAATRTMTRQALFAQAGITATRSVGELMETAALLHAQPLPTGTRVAIVTNAGGAGVLAADACAEAGLFLPAPTAELIDDLLAALPEGAAAGNPVDATAAVTEDQLRDCVDRLLRYPGIDAVLVALVPTAVAVATGDYLVRALTDGPGQRERPVAVVRLEQDLPVKLLPAREGGAIPSYAEPVAAARALAHAARRTAWLQRPAGSIPELDEVDPARAQAVAETYLATHPDGGWLDPRTCAELLACYGIPQLPWAWAETEDDAVIAAERLRGADGRVVMKAQWPGLVHKTEQHAVHLDIEGDSQVRAAFRDFETRFAGLMTGVVVQPLAARGTELFAGVTQDDVFGPLVLFGLGGTATEVLADHAARLAPLTDHDVHDLITAPRCAPLLLGTHGSRPADLQGLEQLLLRLSRMASDLPQLAEADFNPVLATPAAVTVLDARVRLLPRRAQDPYLRRLR is encoded by the coding sequence ATGACGGACGACGAGCGCGATCGCCCCACCGTGCACGCCTTGCTCGCGGACGGCACCACCGTGTGCATACGGTCCCCACGGCCCGGCGACCACCAGCAGCTGCGAGGACTCTACGAGGAGATGTCCCCGGAGAACCTCCGGTTGCGGTTCTTCGCCGCCAGCCGCCGCTCCGCCGACCTGGCCGCGGACCGTGCCGCGGCGCCGGCCCGCCCCGGTTACCGGGCGCTGCTCGCCGAGACGCACGGCCGGGTGATCGGCCTGGCCGAGTACGAGACCGTCGACGACCCCGAGACGGCCGAGATGTCGATCGCCGTGGCCGACGGGCTGCATCACCGGGGTGTCGGTACCCTCCTGGTGGAACACCTCGTCTCCGCCGCGCGTGCCGACGGCGTCACCACGTTCACCGCCGACGCGCTGAGCGAGAACCACGAGGTGCTGCGGCTCTTCACCGACCTGGGCCTGCGCGCCGGACGCCGGTTCGAGGGTCCCGAGGTGCGCTGCACCATCGCGCTCGACGAGGACGACACCTACCTCGCGGCCGTCGAGGCCCGTGGCCGGGCCGCCGACGTCGTCAGCCTGGAACCGCTGCTGCGCCCCGAAGCGGTCGCCGTGGTCGGCGCCGGACGCAGGCCAGGATCGGTGGGGCGGGCCCTCCTGCACCATCTGCACGCGGGGGGCTTCACCCGACGACTCTTCGCGGTGAACCCCCACGTCTCCTCGATCCTCGGCGTGCCCTCCTACTCGTCGGTCAGCGCACTGCCCAAGGTCCCCGATCTCGCGGTCCTCGCGACACCCGCGGACGCCCTGCCCGCCATGGCCGAAGAGTGCGGCAAGGCCGGGGTACGGGCACTACTCGTGGTGACGGACGGACTCAGCCCCGACCAGGCGGAAGCGCTCATGACCGTGTGCCGCACCTACGGCATGCGTCTCGTCGGCCCCAACTGCCTGGGCATCTCCAACACCGACCCGAAGATCCACCTCGACGCCACCTTCGCGGCCGAACACCCGCGCCCCGGCACCGCGGGCATAGCCGTACAGTCGGGCGGCGTGGGCATCGCCCTGCTCGACGGGCTGTCCCGGCTCGGCATCGGCGTCTCGTCCTTCGTGTCGCTCGGCGACAAGTACGACGTCAGCGGCAACGACATGCTCCAGTGGTGGGAGAGCGACGGTTGCACCGACCTGGCCCTGCTGCACCTGGAGTCCTTCGGCAACCCGCGGGCGTTCTCCCGCACCGCCCGGCGTGTGACCCGCCGGATGCCCGTCCTGACGGTCGACGCGGGCCGTACCGAGGCCGGTCGCCGTGCCGCCGCCTCGCACACCGCGGCCGCCGCGACCCGGACCATGACCCGACAGGCACTGTTCGCCCAGGCAGGCATCACCGCAACCCGCTCGGTGGGCGAACTCATGGAAACCGCCGCGCTGTTGCACGCCCAGCCGCTTCCGACCGGGACCCGCGTGGCGATCGTCACCAACGCGGGCGGCGCGGGTGTCCTCGCGGCGGACGCCTGCGCCGAAGCAGGACTGTTCCTGCCCGCCCCCACCGCCGAGCTGATCGACGACCTGCTCGCCGCGCTCCCCGAAGGGGCGGCCGCGGGCAACCCGGTCGACGCCACGGCGGCCGTCACGGAGGACCAGCTCAGGGACTGCGTGGACCGACTTCTGCGGTACCCGGGCATCGACGCCGTGCTCGTGGCCCTCGTCCCCACCGCGGTCGCCGTGGCGACCGGCGACTACCTCGTCCGAGCCCTCACCGACGGCCCTGGACAGCGGGAACGGCCCGTCGCCGTCGTACGCCTCGAGCAGGACCTGCCGGTCAAGCTGCTGCCCGCGCGGGAGGGCGGCGCCATCCCCTCGTACGCCGAACCGGTCGCGGCGGCCCGGGCGCTGGCGCACGCCGCCCGCCGCACGGCCTGGCTGCAGCGGCCCGCGGGCTCGATCCCCGAGCTGGACGAGGTGGACCCGGCCCGGGCGCAAGCGGTCGCCGAGACCTACCTCGCCACCCATCCGGACGGCGGCTGGCTCGACCCGCGCACCTGCGCGGAACTCCTCGCCTGCTACGGCATTCCGCAACTTCCGTGGGCCTGGGCCGAGACCGAGGACGACGCCGTCATCGCCGCCGAGCGGCTCCGCGGTGCCGACGGCCGCGTGGTCATGAAGGCCCAGTGGCCCGGCCTGGTCCACAAGACCGAACAGCACGCAGTCCATCTCGACATCGAGGGCGACTCCCAAGTACGCGCCGCCTTCCGGGACTTCGAGACCCGGTTCGCCGGACTCATGACCGGAGTCGTCGTCCAGCCGCTCGCCGCGCGCGGCACCGAACTGTTCGCGGGCGTGACGCAGGACGACGTCTTCGGCCCGCTGGTGCTGTTCGGGCTCGGCGGCACGGCGACCGAGGTGCTGGCCGACCACGCCGCCCGCCTCGCACCGCTGACCGACCACGACGTACACGACCTGATCACCGCGCCGCGCTGTGCGCCCCTGCTGCTGGGCACGCACGGCAGCCGGCCGGCTGATCTCCAAGGCCTCGAACAGCTTCTGCTGCGGTTGTCCCGCATGGCGAGCGACCTGCCGCAGCTCGCCGAGGCCGACTTCAACCCCGTCCTGGCGACACCCGCCGCGGTCACCGTGCTCGACGCACGCGTCCGCCTGCTGCCGCGCCGCGCCCAGGACCCCTATCTGCGCCGACTGCGCTGA